From a single Pirellulaceae bacterium genomic region:
- the accB gene encoding acetyl-CoA carboxylase biotin carboxyl carrier protein, translated as MTKKSTSPSSSGDVFSVDKLRELLELMREFDLNEIDLMQADQQIRLARGGQGSSPVFLPSSLSQPVAASSAAAASGAGSSEPAKPVDGPHIKLVCSPMVGTFYSRPKPGADDYVKIGSRVGPETVLCIVEAMKVFNDIPAECSGTVVEILVKNEEAVDFNRPLFKIDTRG; from the coding sequence ATGACGAAAAAGTCGACTAGCCCTAGCTCGAGTGGAGACGTGTTTAGCGTCGACAAACTGCGCGAATTGTTGGAGTTGATGCGTGAGTTTGACTTGAATGAAATCGACCTGATGCAGGCCGATCAACAGATTCGCTTGGCGCGCGGCGGTCAGGGTTCCTCGCCAGTGTTTTTGCCTAGCTCACTATCGCAACCGGTTGCCGCATCATCGGCTGCTGCGGCAAGTGGCGCGGGCTCTTCCGAACCGGCCAAACCTGTGGATGGACCGCATATCAAGCTGGTTTGTTCGCCTATGGTCGGCACGTTCTATAGTCGCCCCAAGCCGGGCGCCGACGATTACGTCAAAATCGGCAGCAGAGTTGGTCCTGAGACCGTGTTGTGCATCGTCGAAGCCATGAAGGTATTCAACGACATTCCCGCCGAGTGCAGCGGCACGGTCGTTGAAATATTGGTGAAGAACGAAGAGGCCGTGGACTTCAATCGGCCATTGTTCAAGATCGATACGCGCGGATAG
- a CDS encoding sugar phosphate isomerase/epimerase codes for MEFSRMDRRQLLAYAAFSSAALSSAVGPQAVSASVAGVDSVAGAGEAPASGSATTAVSAAPLARSDKRYSMKKSINLWAFPYPQRMNLRQCLELAKRAGFDGIELNYDLDSDLSPQAKAQDFVKIRRMSEEIGISISGLCSFLFWPYPLTSNDPDERARGMHLAELMTQAAHDLGTENLLVVPGAVHMPWRADHQPTPNDVCDQRARDAVARLLPGAEKLGVYLNIENIFFNGYLMSPMEMVQFVDSFASSHVRVHFDTGNIMLFQFPEHWIPILGKRIKNVHLKEFTKKGTDSSLESFRPLLDGTTNWPAVVDAFDRIGYDGYLTFEYFHPYPHYPEALIYQTSDSLDRLLGRS; via the coding sequence ATGGAATTCTCGCGAATGGATCGACGCCAGTTATTGGCTTACGCCGCATTTTCGTCAGCCGCGCTCAGTAGCGCGGTCGGTCCGCAGGCAGTGTCAGCGTCTGTCGCTGGAGTAGATTCGGTCGCCGGAGCAGGCGAAGCACCGGCCTCCGGTAGCGCGACAACCGCAGTCTCAGCGGCTCCGCTGGCGCGTTCCGACAAGCGATATTCCATGAAAAAGTCGATCAACCTATGGGCCTTCCCATATCCTCAACGCATGAATTTGAGGCAATGTTTGGAGCTGGCCAAGCGCGCCGGGTTCGATGGCATTGAACTGAATTATGACTTGGACAGTGACCTGTCCCCACAGGCCAAAGCTCAGGATTTTGTCAAAATTCGGCGAATGTCCGAGGAGATAGGTATTTCGATCAGTGGGCTGTGCTCATTTTTGTTCTGGCCCTATCCGCTGACCAGTAACGATCCCGACGAACGTGCACGCGGGATGCATTTGGCCGAATTAATGACGCAGGCGGCGCACGATCTTGGTACTGAGAATCTGTTGGTGGTGCCTGGTGCCGTCCACATGCCCTGGCGCGCCGATCACCAGCCAACCCCCAACGATGTCTGCGATCAACGGGCTCGCGATGCGGTGGCGCGGCTGTTGCCGGGTGCCGAGAAGTTGGGGGTATATTTAAACATCGAAAACATCTTCTTCAACGGATACTTGATGTCGCCGATGGAGATGGTGCAATTTGTCGATAGTTTCGCCAGCTCTCATGTTCGCGTTCATTTTGACACCGGCAATATCATGTTGTTTCAATTTCCTGAACATTGGATTCCCATTTTAGGCAAGCGAATCAAAAATGTTCACTTGAAGGAGTTTACTAAAAAGGGGACGGATTCATCGCTGGAATCCTTTCGCCCGCTGCTGGATGGGACAACCAATTGGCCAGCGGTGGTCGATGCCTTCGATCGAATCGGGTACGACGGCTATTTGACGTTTGAATACTTCCATCCGTATCCGCATTACCCCGAAGCACTCATCTATCAGACCTCCGATTCATTGGACCGACTGCTCGGGCGAAGTTGA
- the nadA gene encoding quinolinate synthase NadA yields MPIAPILPSSPGKFSLADYKPLGNEELSHRIDAGRRQLGKSLLILGHHYQQDEVIRHADLRGDSYQLSQQAAASSDCRTIIFCGVHFMAETADILANRPDKLQERSGVRVPVILPDMAAGCSMADMAAIRQVEDAWQQLGEVVDTARMIPVTYINSAASLKAFCGRHGGIVCTSSNAAAVIRWAQQRGDRVFFFPDQHLGRNTALKMGITNDQMPVWDPYCDDLGGNTHQQIVDSRVVLWKGHCSVHQMFRPEHVAQFRQRIPGIKILVHPECPQEVNDLADISGSTSMILKTVQQAPAGTKWAIGTELHLVNRIKQEHPDQEIHFLSPVVCMCATMYRIDLAHLAWSVENLLAGDIVNRIEVDQETARYSLIALQRMLEVR; encoded by the coding sequence ATGCCGATTGCTCCCATTCTTCCCAGCTCCCCTGGGAAATTTTCGCTAGCCGATTACAAGCCACTGGGCAATGAAGAACTGTCGCATCGTATTGATGCTGGCCGGCGCCAGCTAGGCAAGAGCCTGTTGATTCTGGGGCATCATTATCAGCAGGACGAAGTCATTCGACATGCCGATCTGCGCGGCGACAGTTACCAGCTTAGTCAACAAGCTGCGGCCAGCAGTGACTGTCGTACCATCATTTTTTGTGGCGTGCACTTTATGGCCGAGACGGCGGATATTTTGGCCAATCGACCCGACAAATTGCAGGAGCGCAGCGGTGTGCGCGTGCCTGTTATCTTGCCAGATATGGCAGCCGGGTGTTCGATGGCTGATATGGCGGCAATTCGTCAAGTCGAAGATGCCTGGCAGCAGCTAGGCGAAGTGGTCGATACCGCGCGAATGATTCCTGTGACGTATATCAATTCGGCGGCCAGTCTAAAGGCGTTTTGCGGACGACATGGAGGTATCGTCTGTACCAGCAGTAACGCAGCGGCCGTGATCCGCTGGGCTCAACAGCGTGGTGACCGGGTATTCTTCTTTCCGGATCAGCACCTGGGGCGCAACACAGCCCTGAAAATGGGTATCACCAACGATCAAATGCCTGTGTGGGATCCCTACTGTGACGATCTGGGCGGCAATACCCACCAGCAGATAGTTGACAGCCGCGTCGTGTTGTGGAAGGGGCACTGCAGCGTGCATCAAATGTTTCGTCCCGAACATGTAGCGCAATTTCGTCAGCGAATCCCCGGCATAAAAATCTTGGTGCATCCTGAATGTCCACAAGAGGTCAATGACTTGGCCGATATCTCAGGCTCCACCAGCATGATTCTGAAGACCGTCCAGCAGGCACCGGCGGGAACGAAATGGGCCATTGGTACCGAGCTACATTTGGTCAATCGCATTAAACAGGAACATCCGGACCAGGAAATTCATTTCCTGTCTCCCGTTGTCTGCATGTGTGCGACCATGTATCGCATCGACTTAGCGCACTTGGCGTGGAGTGTCGAAAATTTACTGGCCGGCGACATTGTTAATCGCATTGAAGTTGACCAAGAGACTGCACGGTATTCGTTGATTGCCCTACAACGTATGCTAGAGGTGCGTTAG
- a CDS encoding aminopeptidase P family protein, whose protein sequence is MSGTSRRRDRLRQLLEAAGRSAMLVTHAPNVRYLTGFTGEDSYLLVTDQEELLISDGRFEEQLRQECPGLPSLIRQPGEPIAEVTCQQLRARRLSDLVVETSTMSVEVFDVLCQQSVAERVHKGGVQVESLRELKDADEIAILKRAIDVAQRAFLAVRKTLSTSHTERDVAAELEWTIRKLGGGGCSFEPIVAVGARAALPHARAGDANLGSGGLVLIDWGATVDGYRSDLTRVLWTSKIPPKFTAIYQTVLEAQQAAIAVIRPGIRASDVDRAARQVFEAAGINDRFSHGLGHGIGLEVHEAPRLNKNQERELEPGMVVTVEPGVYFPDLYGVRIEDDVLVTQSGCEVLSDLPTDLQSNLVTLSS, encoded by the coding sequence ATGTCAGGTACTAGCCGCAGGCGCGATCGCCTGCGACAACTGTTGGAAGCGGCTGGGCGCAGCGCGATGCTTGTTACGCACGCGCCCAACGTCCGCTATTTAACTGGTTTTACGGGTGAAGACAGTTACTTACTGGTGACAGACCAGGAGGAGTTGTTGATTAGTGACGGGCGTTTTGAAGAGCAGCTTCGGCAAGAATGTCCAGGCTTGCCCAGCCTGATACGCCAGCCAGGTGAGCCGATCGCCGAGGTGACTTGCCAACAACTTCGCGCACGTCGGTTGTCCGATCTGGTCGTCGAAACATCGACGATGTCGGTAGAAGTGTTTGACGTTCTATGCCAGCAGTCCGTAGCGGAGCGTGTGCACAAAGGTGGCGTGCAAGTCGAAAGCCTCCGCGAGCTTAAGGATGCTGACGAAATTGCGATACTAAAACGCGCAATCGATGTTGCACAGCGAGCTTTCCTGGCCGTGCGCAAGACGCTTTCCACCTCGCACACGGAACGGGATGTAGCCGCCGAGCTGGAGTGGACGATTCGCAAACTGGGTGGTGGTGGCTGTAGCTTTGAGCCGATTGTGGCTGTCGGTGCCAGGGCCGCGCTACCGCACGCGCGTGCCGGAGATGCCAATTTGGGCAGCGGTGGGTTAGTGTTAATTGACTGGGGAGCTACCGTTGACGGTTATCGCAGCGACTTGACTCGTGTACTTTGGACAAGTAAAATCCCCCCCAAATTCACAGCGATATACCAGACGGTTTTGGAGGCTCAGCAGGCTGCTATCGCTGTAATCAGGCCCGGGATTCGAGCGAGTGACGTTGACCGTGCGGCTCGGCAAGTTTTCGAAGCAGCCGGGATCAACGACCGCTTCAGTCATGGGCTGGGTCATGGCATTGGATTGGAAGTCCACGAGGCTCCTCGACTCAATAAGAACCAGGAGCGTGAATTGGAGCCAGGAATGGTAGTTACGGTCGAGCCTGGCGTTTACTTTCCGGATTTGTACGGCGTGCGCATTGAAGATGATGTTTTGGTTACTCAGTCCGGCTGTGAAGTGCTGAGCGACTTGCCGACCGACTTGCAGTCCAACTTGGTTACATTGTCGAGCTAG
- a CDS encoding ABC transporter permease codes for MRELAGLVSLSLLTFRRQILARKSFVAAVLIAMLTMATGIWTQRRHHFHEQDELDPLIAQLDFMTNTVVVRLFVSFLLPILVLTYATAAIGEEREERTLVYTLIRPLARWRIYLAKAAGIMPIVLLASLGGFSLVCLAGAEAGHIAWRDYWPAILYGCLTYTALFLLFGAALPRPVIMAVVYSFLIEALLGSMPGTIKRLAVSYYANCMIYEAAAKHGVQPEQSQFGNISGHSAMIVLASLTIVLLLLGAAWFQRREYRDLA; via the coding sequence ATGCGTGAATTGGCTGGATTGGTGTCACTGAGTCTACTGACCTTTCGTCGGCAAATCCTGGCGCGGAAGAGCTTTGTGGCCGCCGTGCTAATCGCAATGCTGACGATGGCCACCGGCATTTGGACGCAGCGCCGCCATCATTTCCACGAGCAGGACGAACTCGATCCGCTGATCGCGCAGCTCGATTTCATGACCAATACGGTGGTTGTACGCTTGTTCGTCTCCTTTTTACTGCCAATTCTGGTACTGACCTACGCTACAGCGGCAATTGGCGAGGAGCGTGAGGAGCGCACGCTGGTATATACCTTAATTCGCCCATTGGCTCGCTGGCGAATATACCTGGCCAAAGCAGCGGGTATCATGCCCATTGTGCTGCTGGCCTCGCTGGGTGGCTTTTCGCTCGTGTGTTTAGCTGGTGCCGAGGCTGGACACATCGCTTGGCGGGATTACTGGCCGGCCATCTTGTATGGCTGCCTGACTTACACGGCGCTGTTCTTACTGTTTGGTGCTGCATTGCCCAGACCGGTTATCATGGCGGTCGTGTATTCATTTTTGATTGAAGCCCTGCTGGGCAGTATGCCGGGAACGATAAAACGCTTGGCTGTTTCCTACTACGCTAACTGCATGATCTATGAAGCAGCCGCCAAGCACGGCGTGCAGCCCGAACAGTCGCAGTTCGGCAATATTAGTGGACACTCGGCAATGATCGTTTTGGCATCGCTCACAATCGTCTTGCTACTGTTGGGGGCGGCCTGGTTCCAGCGTCGCGAATACCGCGACCTGGCATAG
- the accC gene encoding acetyl-CoA carboxylase biotin carboxylase subunit has protein sequence MYNRILIANRGEIALRVIRACREMGIESVAVFSEADRDSAPVRLADQAYCIGSARSKDSYLRIEQIISAAEVSGAQAIHPGYGFLSENAHFNEVCRSSGFDFIGPSPEAMQCLGDKNSARNVALEAKVPVVPGSDGLITDEQHALHIARDIGFPVLIKATAGGGGKGMRIAENENMLPAALQQAQIEAQAAFGNAGVYIEKLVTKPRHVEVQVIADKHGKVCHLFERDCSVQRRHQKLIEESPSPLLSPKTRTAICQAAARLVAAAGYENAGTVEFIVDQQGNFYFIEVNARIQVEHPVTEMVTGIDLIQTQIRVAAGEPLPFSQDDITLRGAAIECRINAEDPAKGFQPSPGKIGHLFVPGGLGVRFDSHVHAGYSVPPYYDSMIGKLIVHRPTRQQAIACMVRALRELQVEGIHTTVGFQIRVLEHPDFISGNVDTKWVERELLLQP, from the coding sequence ATGTATAATCGAATCTTAATTGCCAATCGTGGTGAGATCGCTCTGCGAGTCATCCGCGCCTGTCGTGAGATGGGAATTGAATCGGTCGCCGTGTTTAGCGAGGCTGATCGTGATTCAGCGCCTGTACGTCTGGCCGATCAAGCATATTGCATCGGGTCGGCCCGTTCCAAAGATAGTTATCTGCGCATCGAGCAGATTATCAGTGCTGCCGAGGTCAGTGGGGCGCAGGCTATTCATCCAGGCTATGGCTTCTTATCCGAGAATGCCCACTTTAATGAAGTTTGTCGCAGCAGTGGATTCGACTTTATTGGTCCTTCGCCAGAGGCGATGCAGTGTCTGGGCGACAAGAATTCGGCGCGGAATGTTGCCTTGGAAGCTAAAGTGCCCGTCGTGCCCGGTAGCGATGGCCTGATTACTGATGAACAACATGCATTGCACATTGCTCGAGATATTGGCTTTCCGGTACTGATTAAAGCCACAGCCGGTGGCGGTGGCAAAGGCATGCGAATTGCCGAAAATGAGAATATGCTACCGGCCGCGTTGCAGCAGGCCCAAATCGAAGCTCAGGCCGCCTTTGGCAACGCCGGAGTGTACATTGAGAAACTGGTCACCAAGCCGAGGCACGTAGAAGTACAAGTCATCGCGGACAAGCATGGTAAGGTCTGTCACCTGTTCGAACGTGACTGTTCAGTGCAGCGCCGCCATCAGAAATTGATCGAAGAAAGCCCTTCACCGCTGTTAAGCCCCAAAACCCGAACCGCGATTTGTCAGGCGGCAGCCCGTTTGGTAGCCGCAGCTGGTTACGAGAATGCCGGGACGGTAGAGTTCATTGTTGATCAGCAAGGCAATTTCTATTTCATTGAGGTCAATGCGCGTATTCAGGTCGAACATCCAGTGACCGAGATGGTGACCGGCATCGACTTGATCCAGACTCAAATTCGAGTCGCGGCTGGCGAGCCATTGCCGTTTAGTCAGGATGATATTACTCTGCGGGGCGCTGCGATCGAGTGCCGCATCAATGCCGAAGACCCAGCTAAAGGTTTTCAGCCCAGTCCAGGCAAAATTGGCCACTTGTTTGTGCCGGGCGGATTGGGCGTGCGATTCGATTCGCACGTTCACGCTGGATATAGTGTTCCCCCCTATTACGATTCGATGATCGGCAAATTAATCGTGCATCGACCGACGCGACAGCAGGCCATCGCGTGTATGGTGCGAGCGCTGCGCGAGCTGCAAGTCGAAGGCATTCACACGACAGTCGGTTTCCAAATCCGCGTTTTAGAGCATCCCGATTTCATTTCGGGTAACGTGGATACCAAGTGGGTCGAGCGTGAACTGCTGCTGCAGCCGTAA
- a CDS encoding ABC transporter ATP-binding protein: MSSQHTSHMVPSGTPTQGGQPQHKDHADLTAPLKPADATTSVACELPIWMDRVSKWYGAVIGVNEVSLQVAGGIVGLLGPNGAGKSTLMKLLTGQLRPNLGQIRIYGQSVRSVAARRKLGYAPDVDAYFEEMTGRQFVQTMLRLAGYRQNETQHLAQRALETVGMSGSRADKVLRGCSKGMRQRIKLAQAIAHDPDLLILDEPLSGLDPVGRREFCQLFNDLSRQGKTLLVSSHVLEEVEQITDSVILVGSGRVLTQGSWGDVSSFLNDLPQQVHIVSDRIREFVGGLIQWPGVIDVHFRGNDQCVLTTRDPSGLCAEIGRLVCQHQYRVDHLESEAGWAEALFHLAEAQ, encoded by the coding sequence GTGAGTTCACAGCACACTTCGCATATGGTCCCGTCTGGCACGCCTACCCAAGGCGGCCAGCCGCAACACAAGGACCATGCGGACTTGACAGCGCCTTTGAAGCCTGCCGACGCCACGACAAGCGTTGCCTGCGAATTGCCGATTTGGATGGACCGCGTGAGCAAGTGGTATGGCGCAGTCATCGGGGTCAACGAAGTCAGCCTCCAGGTAGCGGGCGGCATCGTAGGCCTGCTCGGACCAAACGGCGCCGGCAAGAGTACACTCATGAAGTTGTTGACCGGACAACTGCGACCCAATCTGGGCCAGATTCGCATCTACGGTCAATCCGTTCGCTCTGTCGCTGCGCGGCGCAAACTAGGTTATGCTCCAGACGTCGACGCCTACTTTGAAGAAATGACCGGTCGACAATTTGTGCAGACGATGCTCCGGCTGGCTGGCTACCGGCAAAACGAGACACAGCACTTGGCTCAGCGCGCACTGGAAACGGTCGGCATGTCCGGCTCACGTGCAGATAAAGTACTGCGCGGATGTTCCAAAGGTATGCGACAACGAATCAAACTAGCTCAGGCCATTGCACATGATCCGGACTTGTTGATTCTAGACGAGCCGCTCTCGGGGCTCGACCCAGTGGGGCGCCGTGAGTTCTGTCAGTTGTTCAATGACCTGTCACGGCAGGGAAAGACGCTGCTGGTATCGAGCCATGTGCTGGAAGAGGTCGAGCAGATTACCGATAGCGTCATTCTGGTTGGCAGCGGCCGGGTACTGACGCAAGGTTCCTGGGGAGATGTTTCCAGCTTTCTCAATGACTTACCACAACAGGTACACATCGTGAGCGATCGGATACGAGAGTTTGTTGGAGGGCTGATTCAGTGGCCCGGAGTTATTGATGTCCACTTTCGCGGAAACGATCAATGCGTGCTGACGACTCGAGATCCCAGTGGGCTGTGCGCTGAGATTGGTCGCTTGGTTTGCCAACACCAGTATCGAGTTGACCACTTGGAATCCGAAGCGGGCTGGGCCGAAGCCCTGTTCCATTTGGCGGAGGCACAATAA
- a CDS encoding FliM/FliN family flagellar motor switch protein: MSQPQLLKPYCQSVLQVHVPVVVTLAKKSIQIDQLLKLVPGEMIQFEKPYDSPMSVEVVDQPIAEGDIVKAGEKFGIRITQIVSPKERFISLTSRPQVAKPECG; encoded by the coding sequence ATGTCACAGCCACAACTGCTGAAGCCGTACTGCCAAAGCGTGTTGCAAGTACACGTTCCGGTGGTCGTGACGCTGGCCAAGAAGTCGATCCAGATCGACCAATTGCTCAAGCTGGTGCCCGGTGAGATGATCCAATTTGAAAAACCTTACGACTCGCCCATGAGCGTCGAAGTGGTCGATCAGCCAATTGCCGAGGGTGACATTGTAAAGGCTGGCGAGAAATTTGGCATCCGTATTACTCAGATCGTCAGCCCTAAAGAGCGGTTCATCAGCCTGACTTCAAGACCGCAAGTGGCCAAGCCTGAGTGCGGATAA
- a CDS encoding lipoate--protein ligase family protein: MQFLDLTLPTPAQNLALDEALLLAAEPDENQRAVAMDCEVLRVWQSAQTCVVVGRSSRVDAEVHRQQAQQSGISILRRPSGGASVVIAPGCLMYSLLLDLRYRPQLRMLDALHRFVMSQMLQALIRVCPEATFQGTCDLTLHNRKFSGNSLRLGRDWALYHGTLLLNMDLAVVDRLLRHPPREPDYRTKRPHSQFITNLGVDGDAVVSALRSQWQADQRLPHPPVELVAKLCAERYYLDAWNFQR; encoded by the coding sequence ATGCAGTTCCTGGATTTGACGCTGCCGACACCGGCACAGAATTTGGCCTTGGATGAAGCGCTCCTGTTGGCGGCCGAGCCTGATGAGAATCAACGCGCAGTCGCCATGGATTGCGAAGTGCTCCGTGTTTGGCAATCGGCTCAGACATGTGTTGTAGTTGGCAGGAGCAGTCGAGTAGACGCTGAAGTGCATCGTCAACAGGCACAGCAGTCAGGCATCTCGATTCTGCGTCGTCCCAGTGGCGGAGCGTCGGTAGTGATCGCTCCAGGTTGCCTGATGTACAGTCTACTACTCGACTTGCGCTACCGACCACAGCTGCGCATGTTGGATGCGCTGCATCGGTTTGTCATGAGCCAAATGTTGCAGGCACTGATCCGCGTCTGCCCAGAGGCTACGTTCCAAGGCACGTGCGATCTGACATTGCATAATCGCAAATTCAGTGGCAATAGTCTACGCCTGGGACGCGATTGGGCGCTCTATCATGGAACGTTATTGCTGAACATGGATTTGGCTGTGGTCGACCGACTGTTGCGACATCCGCCGCGCGAGCCCGACTATCGGACCAAGCGTCCGCATTCGCAGTTCATCACCAATCTGGGTGTGGATGGTGACGCTGTGGTCTCAGCTCTGCGTAGCCAGTGGCAAGCGGATCAGCGACTGCCACATCCGCCTGTGGAGCTTGTCGCCAAGCTGTGTGCCGAACGCTACTACCTGGATGCCTGGAATTTTCAGCGTTAG
- a CDS encoding class I SAM-dependent methyltransferase, producing the protein MGVYENWILPSLIDWSCSTQPLMNVRRQVVQRCRGTVLEVGAGSGINFPLYDPTQVQQVYALEPSASMRRKAVRKSRLPVGNSFVQWLNLPGEDIPLADSTVDTVLLTFTLCTIGDYAAALRQMYRVLKPGGQLLFCEHGRSPDAAVRRTQDRLTPIWRRLAGGCHLNRPIADLIRQAEFEITSQNQEYLPQVPRFAGYIYHGNAVKSGGEVSA; encoded by the coding sequence ATGGGGGTGTACGAAAACTGGATTCTGCCAAGCCTCATTGACTGGAGTTGCTCGACCCAGCCACTCATGAATGTGCGTCGTCAAGTAGTCCAACGCTGTCGCGGTACGGTGTTAGAAGTCGGTGCTGGATCGGGAATCAATTTTCCGCTTTACGATCCCACTCAAGTCCAGCAGGTGTACGCGCTGGAGCCATCCGCTAGTATGCGTCGTAAGGCTGTCAGGAAGTCGCGGCTGCCAGTTGGTAACTCATTCGTGCAATGGTTGAATTTGCCCGGTGAAGATATACCGCTAGCCGATAGTACTGTAGATACCGTATTGTTGACTTTTACTTTGTGTACCATCGGTGATTACGCCGCAGCTCTCAGGCAGATGTATCGCGTGCTCAAACCGGGAGGGCAATTGTTGTTCTGTGAACATGGCCGAAGCCCCGACGCGGCAGTGCGGCGCACACAGGACCGCTTGACTCCTATCTGGCGCCGATTGGCTGGTGGCTGTCATTTGAATCGTCCCATTGCAGATTTGATTCGCCAGGCCGAATTCGAAATCACCAGCCAGAACCAGGAATACTTGCCTCAAGTTCCCCGCTTTGCTGGATACATCTACCACGGAAACGCGGTAAAATCTGGCGGCGAAGTGTCGGCATGA